AAACACCAGTCCCAGAACACATCCGAACCAGTATCCGGTGCGTCCCAGGAATGGTTTCATCCAAAGTGTATTCATATTCCCTCCAGATAAAAAAAAGGAGGAGGCAGGTCAAAAACGATACCCTTCGGCCAGACACCGGGCCGGTCAGGACAGAGGGTTGGCGTGGATTTCTTTTCCGACATCCCACAATCAACACGAACAGAAATCCAAACTCCATTGCCCGGTCCCGACCTGGCTCAGTCTCAGTTTTCAGGTGCCGTCCTCAACCCGGCCTCACATCCTAAAAGATCAGCTTGAGCCCAAACTGAATCGTGCGCGGACGTCCCGCGAACACACGCGGGTTGTTAAACGAGGGGCTGGCCACGTTGGCAAACGCCAGGTTGGTGGCATTGGTAATCCCGATTTGGCCAGGATCAACCACGCTCCCGTTGCCGACGGTCAACTGCTCGTGATTGAAGGCGTTGAACATCTCGGTTCGGAACTGCAGCCGCATGCCTTCCCGAATTTCAAAATCCTTGAAAATCGAGATGTCAAAGTTGTTGATTCCAGGTGAACGCAGTGTATTGGCACCAACGGTGGAAATGACGCCCTGACCAGCTCGAATGTACTGGGCATTTGGGTTCACGGCGAGATAGCCAACCGTTTGGCCCTGTGAGTTTGTCACTGGCGTGACATTGCTCCCAGTTCCTGGAATACCATTTGGATTAAACAGGGCCCGATCACCAGCCGTGTCACCGTTCAAATTGCTATCGGTTGCACTCAGCGCCGTAAATGGCTGGCCACTTTCAGCCGTGTAGATCAGGTTGGACTGGAAGCCACCCAAGAGTGTTCGCGCCAGTCGGTTCTGGCTCTTTCGGAACCACGGCAGCTCCCAAATGATTGAGGTCACAAACCGATGGGGACGATCTATGGCTGAAAGCCCGCGCATGTCGCCCAGATTAAAGCCATCCTGGGCCCGGCGGGGGTTGATAAAGCTTGTAAACAGGTCATTGGTCCCAAAGTCAATCGTCTTGCTAAACGTGTAAGCGGCTGACATCGTGTAGCCATGTGAAAACCGTTTCGTGAGATCAACCGACCCCGCGTGGTAGGTTGAGCTTCCAACCGGAAGAAACGCCGTCATGGTTGGACTGACAAAATCAGCCACACCCAATCCGCCGACACCGTTGCCATAGATTGAAATATTGAGCAGCTCGTCCAGCGTCCGCATGGAGTCGAGCGTTCCCTGATCCGGCACCTGTGACGCATTCAAGTAGGTTGGCAAACTGAACCCGGCGATTGGGAAAATGCTATTTCCGCCATTCAACCGAATTTGAGCAATTTGCTTGACGCCACGCGTGCCCAGATACCGAAGTTCAACACTCCAGTCCCGATGCAACTGGCGCTGGTAACTCAAGCTCCAGCTCATGGTGTAGGGCAACACCCGATCTGGAATAAAGGCGGATGATGCGGCGCGGGCATCTGCCGGGGTATTGGGAGGAATGGGGGTATTGCCCAAACCACCGTTGGCGATAAAGTTGGTCGCGGTCCCAAACGCACCGCCATCACCGGCAGCGGTATTGAGTTCCTGCTGGAATTGCGGCGGCAACTGGAGCGTGCCCAGATTGCCATAGGCCACGTCAAACGACGTTCCGAAACCGGCACGGATTGAGCTTTCGCCGTTGTTGCCAAACAGGAAGTGACCGATGCCTTCCTTGTAATCCGGTGCCCAGGCCAGCCCAATGCGCGGCGCGAAGTTGTTTTTGTCGGTTTTCGGAACACCGAACTCGATCACGCCCGGCACGTTGGCAATGGCGTTGAGCGCCTGGAGTTTTTCATCCCGGAAAATCGTGTAGAACTCATAGCGCAGGCCCAGATTCAACGTCAGGTTCGATGTGAGTTTGACGTCATCCTGCACAAACCAGTAAATGGATTTCCGGTTGGCGGCAAACGCCGATGAGCCGACGCCTTTCAACCCGCCGTTAAAACCGGTCGGTTTGAGGTCGCGCAGGAATTCTTCAAGCGTTGAGTAGTCGTATTCGCCACGTCCGCGCGGTAGGAAACCGTTGGAGGAAATGACGTTGCGGAATTCAACGCCGAATTTCAAGGTGTGTTTGCCCTTGAGCCAGGTCAGGTTGTTGACATACTGGTAGCTGTTGGTGGTTTCACCCTGGGGTGATTCACCCTGGGGACCAAAGACATACCCCGTATCGTTAAAGCTGAAGTTTGGAAAAGCCGCAAATTCATCGGGCACGCCAAACGAGTTGTTTTTGCGCCGGTACGAAATCCGGGTTTCATTGATCAACGTCGGCGAGAAGTTGTGAATGAACGCGACCGATGCCAGTTGATTCAACTGGGTGAATGCCCCGTTAAACACCGGATTGCCATTTCCATTATTCGGTTGGGTGGATCTGGCATAGTTGTAGCGATACCGTACCTGATCACCATTGCCCAGCACCTGGTCCACATTGACGTTAAAGGTGTGATTGGCTTCAAAATCGGCATTGAGGAAGTTCACTGTTCCAACCGGAATTTCCTGTCCAAGAACAGGCACCGTGGTTTCAGCGACACTGGCGGGGACGGTGTATTGTTTTAACAGTCCAAGGGTGACCGGACTCACCCCATTGAGGGTTTCAAGTCGGGCAAACCCGGCGGCAGTGGGTGTCAGGAAACTGGCTGGATCTCCTGCCGTACCCGTCGTGTCATACTGGTAAGCCCCAAAAAAGAACAATTTGTTCTTGATAATCGGTCCGCCTAAAAAACCAGCCACGCGGTTGAAATCAAAGCGTGGTCGCTTGTCGGGGAGTTCACCACGGGCAATCGCTTCTTTGGTTAAATGATCCACCGCCTTGTAATTGCGGTTGATGTTGAACCAGCTCGCGCCACCATGGAATTCATTGGTGCCGGATTTGGTGATGGTATTGAATTGACCGGCGGACGAATGTCCAAATTCCGCCGTGTATTGATTGGTCAGGAGCGTAAATTCAGCCACCGATTCCGGAATGACTTCGATCACGCTCCCGGTCAGAATCGTGTCGTTATTGTCCACGCCATCCAGGGTGAAACTATTGTTGCGGGGGCGGTTGCCGCCGACCGAACCACCTTCGCCGGCAGTTCCGCCAGCCTGAGACGTGATATTTGGGGCCAGCAGCGCCAGTTCGAGTTGCGAGTTGTTAAAGCTCGGCAATTCAACCACTTTGCGGGCTTCAAACGTGTTGCCGAGGATCGAGCTGCTGGTTTCGACCAGCACGTCGCCGCCAGAAACGGTGACAACTTCGCTCACTTCACCCGGCAGCATTTTAATTGTCACATCAATCACGGCATTGAGCGCAATCCCGACATTATCAATGGACGTTGTTTTAAAACCGCCGGCTTCGGCTGAGATCGAATACTTTCCGACGGGAAGGTAATTGATTCGGAACAAACCGGAAGCATCGGCTGTGGCAGTGGTGCTGTAGCCAGTCTCCATATTGGTGACCTTGACCGACGCGCCACTGATAACGGCGCCGGATTCATCAATGACTTTCCCATTGATGCCACCATCGGTGGCCTGAGCAAAAACCGAAGCGGTCCATCCCACCCCGACCAGCAGCGCCAGTACCAGCGGATACAAAAAGAGTTGAGCAAATCGTTTCGACATATGTG
This genomic stretch from Acidobacteriota bacterium harbors:
- a CDS encoding TonB-dependent receptor, whose product is MSKRFAQLFLYPLVLALLVGVGWTASVFAQATDGGINGKVIDESGAVISGASVKVTNMETGYSTTATADASGLFRINYLPVGKYSISAEAGGFKTTSIDNVGIALNAVIDVTIKMLPGEVSEVVTVSGGDVLVETSSSILGNTFEARKVVELPSFNNSQLELALLAPNITSQAGGTAGEGGSVGGNRPRNNSFTLDGVDNNDTILTGSVIEVIPESVAEFTLLTNQYTAEFGHSSAGQFNTITKSGTNEFHGGASWFNINRNYKAVDHLTKEAIARGELPDKRPRFDFNRVAGFLGGPIIKNKLFFFGAYQYDTTGTAGDPASFLTPTAAGFARLETLNGVSPVTLGLLKQYTVPASVAETTVPVLGQEIPVGTVNFLNADFEANHTFNVNVDQVLGNGDQVRYRYNYARSTQPNNGNGNPVFNGAFTQLNQLASVAFIHNFSPTLINETRISYRRKNNSFGVPDEFAAFPNFSFNDTGYVFGPQGESPQGETTNSYQYVNNLTWLKGKHTLKFGVEFRNVISSNGFLPRGRGEYDYSTLEEFLRDLKPTGFNGGLKGVGSSAFAANRKSIYWFVQDDVKLTSNLTLNLGLRYEFYTIFRDEKLQALNAIANVPGVIEFGVPKTDKNNFAPRIGLAWAPDYKEGIGHFLFGNNGESSIRAGFGTSFDVAYGNLGTLQLPPQFQQELNTAAGDGGAFGTATNFIANGGLGNTPIPPNTPADARAASSAFIPDRVLPYTMSWSLSYQRQLHRDWSVELRYLGTRGVKQIAQIRLNGGNSIFPIAGFSLPTYLNASQVPDQGTLDSMRTLDELLNISIYGNGVGGLGVADFVSPTMTAFLPVGSSTYHAGSVDLTKRFSHGYTMSAAYTFSKTIDFGTNDLFTSFINPRRAQDGFNLGDMRGLSAIDRPHRFVTSIIWELPWFRKSQNRLARTLLGGFQSNLIYTAESGQPFTALSATDSNLNGDTAGDRALFNPNGIPGTGSNVTPVTNSQGQTVGYLAVNPNAQYIRAGQGVISTVGANTLRSPGINNFDISIFKDFEIREGMRLQFRTEMFNAFNHEQLTVGNGSVVDPGQIGITNATNLAFANVASPSFNNPRVFAGRPRTIQFGLKLIF